A genomic window from Cytobacillus suaedae includes:
- a CDS encoding RNA polymerase sigma factor, with translation MEEEWLKQKLNDWYWKYSNDIYRYILMMTGDHDLSKDLTQDTFIKAYNNMDSFREEASEKNWLYRIARNTTIDEFRKRKPLRFVIDSYTSFATNDYLPEKVAELGETEAELYHSLHKLRRSYREVIVLRKIKELSIQETAEILSWTEGKVKITLYRALEALKKQMIKEGYNHEAI, from the coding sequence GTGGAAGAAGAGTGGTTAAAACAGAAGTTAAATGATTGGTACTGGAAGTACAGTAATGATATTTATCGTTACATTCTTATGATGACTGGGGATCATGACCTGTCTAAAGATTTAACTCAAGATACATTTATTAAAGCCTATAACAACATGGACAGTTTTCGAGAAGAGGCAAGTGAAAAAAATTGGTTGTATCGGATCGCACGGAATACAACCATTGACGAATTTCGTAAGAGAAAACCATTACGATTCGTTATTGATTCTTACACATCGTTTGCAACGAATGATTATCTTCCCGAAAAGGTAGCTGAACTGGGAGAAACTGAAGCTGAGCTATACCATTCCCTTCATAAGTTAAGAAGGTCATATCGTGAAGTAATCGTCCTACGAAAAATAAAGGAGTTATCTATTCAAGAAACAGCTGAAATTTTAAGTTGGACAGAGGGTAAAGTGAAAATAACGTTGTACAGAGCGTTAGAAGCCTTAAAGAAACAAATGATTAAGGAGGGCTATAATCATGAAGCGATATAA
- a CDS encoding DNA alkylation repair protein has protein sequence MTFEEIMIQLEELGSDETKQIYLNHGVKEPYFGVKIGDLKKLVKFVKKDHELALKLYDSGNHDAMYLAGLSVNTKLISKETLQDWVQKAYWYMVAEYTVAQVAAESRYALELAREWMNSEEEMIAVAGWSTYSNYLSITSNEELDFSEIRDLLNKVGETIHDERNRVRYVMNGFVISVGSYVPELTEEAKQVAEAIGKVHVDVGNTACKVPLAVEYIEKVVDKNKVGIKRKTCIC, from the coding sequence ATGACGTTTGAAGAAATAATGATACAGCTTGAAGAACTTGGTTCGGACGAAACTAAGCAAATTTATTTAAATCATGGGGTAAAGGAACCTTACTTTGGCGTAAAAATCGGAGACTTAAAAAAACTTGTAAAGTTTGTTAAGAAGGACCATGAGTTAGCATTGAAACTTTATGATTCAGGAAATCATGATGCAATGTACTTGGCAGGTCTTTCCGTAAATACAAAGCTCATCTCAAAAGAGACGTTACAAGATTGGGTACAAAAGGCTTACTGGTATATGGTAGCAGAATACACAGTCGCACAGGTTGCAGCTGAAAGTAGGTATGCTCTTGAATTGGCCAGAGAATGGATGAATTCTGAGGAAGAAATGATTGCAGTTGCGGGTTGGAGTACGTATTCAAATTACCTATCAATTACATCTAATGAAGAATTGGACTTCTCTGAAATTAGAGATTTGTTGAACAAGGTAGGAGAGACGATTCATGATGAGCGTAACAGAGTAAGATATGTTATGAATGGATTTGTGATTTCTGTTGGGTCTTACGTTCCAGAGTTAACAGAAGAAGCTAAGCAAGTAGCTGAAGCCATTGGGAAGGTTCATGTTGATGTCGGCAATACAGCGTGTAAAGTTCCACTTGCAGTAGAATATATAGAAAAAGTAGTTGATAAGAATAAAGTCGGTATCAAGCGTAAGACTTGTATTTGCTGA
- a CDS encoding MFS transporter: protein MEATQQKIMTALLISTFLAAIEVTIISTAMPQIVDSLGGFEMISWVFAIYLLTTAITTPIWGKLADLVGRKKIFLLGVTVFLIGSALCGVSQNMVQLIIFRAIQGIGAGAINPITFTIIADVFNFQQRAKVQGLVSSMWGIAGVFGPLVGGLLTDFLSWRWIFFINIPFGVISVWMITKHLKETLETRERKIDYGGAITFTIGISALLFALLSFNQGESGIELASSSLYGLFGIAFIFLLAFFKIQTKHSEPMMPLHLFKMPDVSISILGGFLTSIILIGLTAYLPLWTQNVLQMGATSSGFTLIPLSIGWPIGAILCGRVIPRYGIKSIAIFGGILIFISSLLLTFVTPATSLWVLSIIILVMGMGFGFATTAFTVIIQSSVEMSMRGSAGSLNTLMRTLGQTLGVAVLGAAMNYVMNANASAGMASPLVVGKGLHTVFIISAVVAVVSLLVTLWIPKRNAEEYAN from the coding sequence ATGGAAGCAACGCAACAAAAAATTATGACTGCCTTGTTAATTTCAACGTTTTTGGCAGCGATTGAAGTAACCATTATTAGTACAGCCATGCCACAAATCGTCGATAGTCTTGGTGGATTTGAGATGATTAGTTGGGTATTTGCAATTTACTTACTAACAACAGCTATTACTACACCGATCTGGGGAAAGCTTGCTGACCTTGTGGGTAGGAAAAAGATCTTTTTGCTAGGCGTAACTGTATTCCTGATTGGATCTGCCTTATGTGGAGTCTCACAAAACATGGTTCAATTAATTATCTTTCGAGCGATTCAAGGTATCGGAGCAGGAGCGATTAACCCGATAACTTTTACGATCATAGCGGATGTGTTTAATTTCCAACAAAGAGCAAAGGTCCAAGGTCTTGTAAGCTCGATGTGGGGAATTGCTGGGGTTTTTGGTCCCTTAGTTGGAGGTCTTTTAACTGATTTCCTTTCATGGCGTTGGATCTTTTTTATCAATATTCCTTTTGGCGTGATTTCGGTATGGATGATTACGAAACACCTTAAGGAGACATTAGAAACGAGAGAACGAAAAATCGATTATGGTGGGGCGATTACTTTTACAATAGGTATTAGTGCATTGTTATTTGCACTTTTATCCTTTAACCAAGGAGAAAGTGGAATAGAACTAGCTTCTTCGAGTTTATATGGGCTGTTCGGAATCGCATTTATCTTTCTTCTCGCATTCTTTAAAATTCAAACAAAGCATTCTGAACCTATGATGCCATTACATCTATTTAAAATGCCTGATGTTTCAATCTCGATTTTGGGTGGTTTTTTAACGAGCATCATTTTAATTGGGTTAACAGCTTACTTACCTTTATGGACACAAAATGTTTTGCAGATGGGTGCTACATCATCCGGTTTTACCCTAATACCACTTTCGATTGGTTGGCCGATAGGTGCTATTCTTTGTGGTCGGGTTATTCCTCGTTATGGGATTAAAAGTATTGCCATTTTTGGTGGAATTCTCATTTTTATAAGTTCATTACTTCTAACCTTTGTGACACCGGCAACTTCATTATGGGTTCTTTCTATCATCATTTTAGTGATGGGTATGGGCTTTGGATTTGCAACGACGGCGTTCACAGTGATTATTCAATCATCTGTTGAAATGAGCATGCGTGGTTCAGCGGGGTCGTTAAATACTCTTATGAGAACATTAGGTCAAACTCTAGGTGTGGCTGTGTTGGGAGCTGCTATGAACTACGTCATGAACGCAAATGCTTCTGCTGGTATGGCTTCACCACTTGTGGTAGGAAAAGGGTTACATACTGTGTTTATCATTTCTGCAGTTGTTGCAGTAGTTAGTCTTCTTGTCACGTTATGGATTCCAAAACGTAATGCAGAGGAATATGCAAATTAA
- a CDS encoding nitrite reductase, whose amino-acid sequence MENKDKYVKLAINGGISFGAKLTAKQLITIARYLKDEEEIELTTFQQLYIDVPERKLEEIKEELANNGLKCYPVGPYVKSLRTCNFCKGAEEEGMSVAVELNERIAGKPVPRTLRPAYTGCPNACGEPLINDIGVIKRQDTFELYIGGRGKGTNAQTGKLFKAGLSPEELYETVEKVLDFYVANGKKREEFFKFVNRYGIENIKESVHSLNDKTM is encoded by the coding sequence ATGGAAAACAAAGATAAATATGTCAAACTAGCAATTAATGGAGGAATTAGCTTTGGTGCTAAATTAACAGCAAAACAATTAATAACCATAGCTAGATATCTAAAAGATGAAGAAGAAATTGAACTTACAACCTTTCAACAGCTATATATAGATGTACCAGAAAGAAAGTTGGAGGAAATTAAAGAGGAGTTAGCAAACAATGGTCTTAAATGCTATCCAGTTGGTCCATATGTTAAAAGCCTAAGAACTTGTAATTTTTGTAAAGGAGCAGAAGAAGAAGGGATGTCGGTAGCTGTTGAACTGAACGAAAGAATTGCGGGGAAACCCGTTCCTCGAACTCTTCGACCAGCTTATACAGGATGTCCAAATGCATGTGGTGAACCACTTATTAATGATATAGGTGTAATTAAAAGACAAGATACTTTTGAACTCTATATCGGTGGACGAGGAAAAGGTACAAATGCCCAAACAGGAAAACTATTTAAGGCAGGTTTATCTCCAGAGGAATTGTATGAAACAGTTGAAAAAGTTCTAGATTTTTATGTGGCAAACGGAAAGAAGCGGGAGGAATTTTTTAAGTTTGTTAATCGTTATGGTATAGAAAATATTAAGGAGAGTGTTCACTCACTTAACGATAAAACGATGTAA
- a CDS encoding ABC transporter substrate-binding protein — MLTQGFSSIKNIQVIINLTPFSATWLTTQQLRTPFVVLEANHNYWDPLRGPRLNRVVFRNDLTPEQALHLCTTTEGQVDIVTQVSPQNAQKVIDSNYASLINVNGNKILAGIFNRFKRDVDFTDSSLRLALNLAINRDTIIKKGFFGFASKVPALTPPWASDFPEGLTPREYDADRARQLFMQSDWKKGRRLKLASTIEFEKVAYIIASQVQQTLQIGVDVTIYNEKEELKLRRVVAEKKLIPSWDILLASTTALYLEGTPAFFHREFFGADGALRVGPKLNKFDLLFKKMVAQVNKAERVKVAEEIDRYVFEEALGLFICSPQDLYAVNRNVIFRPYRTSLEFVDTEVNDRHWSRRNF; from the coding sequence ATCCTTACTCAAGGTTTCTCATCTATAAAAAATATACAAGTAATCATAAATCTTACTCCCTTTTCTGCTACCTGGTTAACAACCCAACAACTTCGAACTCCTTTCGTTGTCCTTGAAGCTAATCATAATTATTGGGATCCATTAAGAGGTCCCAGGTTAAATCGAGTTGTGTTCCGAAATGATTTAACACCTGAGCAAGCCCTCCATTTATGTACAACAACAGAAGGCCAAGTAGATATTGTCACACAAGTTTCACCACAAAATGCACAAAAGGTCATTGATTCAAACTATGCGAGTTTGATAAATGTAAACGGAAATAAAATTCTTGCAGGTATATTTAACCGATTCAAACGTGATGTTGACTTTACTGATAGTAGCTTACGATTAGCATTAAATCTAGCAATCAACCGAGATACCATTATTAAGAAGGGTTTCTTTGGGTTTGCTAGTAAGGTTCCGGCCTTAACACCTCCATGGGCAAGTGATTTTCCTGAAGGGTTAACTCCAAGGGAATATGATGCAGATCGTGCCCGTCAATTGTTTATGCAATCAGATTGGAAGAAAGGTAGAAGATTAAAACTAGCATCCACGATAGAATTTGAAAAAGTTGCATATATCATAGCTTCACAGGTTCAACAAACACTACAAATTGGTGTAGATGTGACAATTTACAATGAAAAGGAAGAATTAAAGTTAAGAAGAGTGGTTGCAGAAAAAAAGTTAATTCCCTCATGGGACATTTTACTAGCAAGTACAACCGCTTTATATCTTGAGGGGACTCCTGCGTTTTTCCATAGAGAGTTTTTTGGTGCTGATGGGGCGTTACGAGTTGGCCCTAAGTTAAATAAGTTTGATCTATTATTCAAGAAGATGGTTGCTCAAGTAAATAAAGCCGAACGAGTAAAGGTTGCAGAAGAAATTGATAGGTACGTCTTTGAAGAAGCGTTAGGTCTGTTTATTTGCAGTCCCCAAGACTTGTATGCGGTAAACCGTAATGTTATTTTCAGGCCATACCGGACATCATTGGAGTTTGTTGATACAGAGGTTAATGATAGACACTGGTCTAGACGTAATTTCTAA
- a CDS encoding ABC transporter substrate-binding protein — translation MSFQNSQNNTKGMVYVVDPSPLNWLYILFNTMEEAVGVDHLGNVVPSLAETYRWVDDTTLELVLRQGVYYHNGEYFSSENVNLNFQQIKPWIAPHPPGTWINLPDGTELEIIDKFTVRLHLSKLDGLATAKLRAHHYANTFFWQRLGFGYTSIGSAEGHW, via the coding sequence ATGAGCTTTCAAAACAGCCAAAACAACACGAAAGGCATGGTTTATGTAGTAGATCCCTCACCGCTTAATTGGCTTTATATTTTATTCAACACGATGGAAGAGGCAGTAGGAGTTGACCACTTAGGAAATGTTGTACCCTCTTTGGCGGAAACATATCGCTGGGTAGATGATACGACGCTAGAATTGGTGCTGAGACAAGGTGTTTATTACCATAATGGTGAGTATTTTTCTTCAGAGAATGTTAATCTAAACTTCCAACAAATCAAACCTTGGATTGCACCTCATCCTCCAGGAACATGGATTAATTTACCAGATGGAACAGAGTTAGAGATCATAGACAAATTTACTGTTAGGTTACATCTGTCAAAACTTGATGGTTTAGCTACAGCAAAACTTCGTGCACACCACTATGCGAACACGTTTTTTTGGCAACGATTAGGCTTTGGGTATACTTCTATTGGCAGTGCGGAAGGACATTGGTGA
- a CDS encoding D-2-hydroxyacid dehydrogenase produces the protein MNINNILVSGNYQEEFESHVSSSNLLKNFRFIPVEEITPTDLSWADAYVGPRPSPNFNFSNIKWVHSFNAGVNNYLEIEGWKENNVLLTRTVCSFGQRISEYCLSYVLQDLQYHNEFQVKQQQKKWEQMTPKMLRDKTILIFGTGEIGQEVAKTFASFGASVYGVSHSGKQKDYFTEVTTTSNATTLIGKADWIISTLPLTKDTEKLFNRDFFNNLNGTGFINVGRGATVDEEALIDALDTEKVRRAILDVVTTEPLPVNSALWEREDVTITPHISAVTEIDEAIDCFLNTLQKVKNDEPLMNKVDVEKGY, from the coding sequence ATGAATATTAATAACATTCTTGTCTCGGGCAACTATCAGGAAGAATTTGAAAGTCATGTATCATCATCAAATCTTTTAAAGAATTTCCGATTTATACCGGTAGAAGAAATCACACCAACTGACCTTTCTTGGGCAGATGCATATGTTGGTCCTAGACCAAGTCCAAATTTCAATTTTTCAAATATCAAATGGGTTCATTCCTTTAATGCAGGAGTTAATAACTATCTAGAGATAGAGGGATGGAAAGAAAACAATGTGTTACTTACTAGAACAGTATGTTCCTTCGGTCAAAGAATTAGTGAATATTGTTTGAGCTATGTCCTACAGGACTTGCAATATCATAATGAATTTCAGGTAAAGCAACAACAGAAAAAGTGGGAACAAATGACTCCAAAAATGCTTAGAGACAAAACAATTCTAATTTTTGGTACAGGTGAAATTGGACAAGAGGTGGCTAAAACGTTTGCAAGTTTTGGAGCATCTGTCTATGGGGTTTCTCATAGTGGAAAACAAAAAGACTACTTTACTGAAGTCACAACCACTTCAAATGCAACTACTTTGATTGGTAAAGCGGATTGGATTATTAGTACGCTTCCACTAACAAAAGATACTGAAAAACTATTTAATCGTGACTTTTTTAATAATCTAAATGGCACTGGTTTTATCAATGTTGGAAGAGGGGCAACTGTTGATGAAGAAGCATTGATTGACGCTTTGGATACAGAGAAAGTACGTAGAGCGATATTGGATGTAGTCACTACTGAACCACTTCCAGTGAACTCAGCACTATGGGAAAGAGAAGATGTTACGATTACCCCTCATATCTCTGCGGTCACTGAAATTGATGAAGCAATTGATTGTTTTCTTAATACTCTACAAAAGGTAAAAAATGATGAACCTTTAATGAATAAGGTGGATGTAGAAAAAGGTTATTAA
- a CDS encoding MFS transporter, whose protein sequence is MYNLFLQSMVSSELVIGKILGLNFLAQAIIYIPAGFLSDRLGSKKGVIAGVCVFTVALTGNLFATTPSELAFWGFLIGVGHAATIVTFVPLLTDYSNAIEKNELFTFAFSTGTFFTFLGTLFGGIVSDGIQELFHLSNSSSIRITLSITIIMFILCLIPLLFVRENESQLIASKAQSTLLNILKKKPKLLVPIMTFSISKALAGASLGIIAPFINLFFLKKFALSASNISFILAIATLGTVVFMSYNSKVTSKMTEVQTVSLYHLLSIPAVLLLGATQNIWIAAIAFILFRSTKFGLTPIESKIMMDKVEPEVRGLTNSFGFMATSISISVLGPFAMYIVQIAGNEQGYLILCILSALGSLAAAIYFLLAFGNRKMHETNVLKSNPV, encoded by the coding sequence TTGTATAATTTGTTTTTACAAAGTATGGTAAGTAGCGAACTAGTTATAGGGAAAATCCTTGGCCTAAATTTTTTAGCGCAAGCGATTATATATATCCCTGCTGGATTTTTGTCCGATCGTTTAGGTTCTAAAAAAGGAGTAATAGCTGGAGTATGTGTGTTTACAGTTGCTCTAACTGGCAATTTGTTCGCAACAACTCCAAGTGAACTTGCATTCTGGGGATTTTTAATTGGTGTCGGGCACGCCGCTACAATCGTAACGTTTGTACCCCTATTGACAGATTATTCAAACGCAATTGAAAAGAATGAATTGTTTACATTTGCTTTTAGCACTGGCACCTTTTTTACCTTTTTAGGAACATTATTTGGAGGAATTGTTTCGGATGGGATTCAGGAATTGTTTCATTTATCAAACTCATCTAGCATTCGTATCACTCTTTCAATCACCATAATCATGTTCATTTTATGTCTAATTCCTTTACTATTTGTGAGGGAAAATGAGTCACAACTTATAGCTAGTAAAGCTCAGTCGACTCTTTTAAACATTCTAAAGAAAAAACCGAAATTACTCGTGCCGATTATGACATTCAGCATATCAAAAGCACTTGCAGGAGCTAGCTTAGGTATTATTGCTCCATTTATCAATTTATTCTTTTTAAAAAAATTTGCGTTATCTGCCTCTAACATCAGTTTCATATTAGCGATAGCAACATTAGGGACTGTTGTATTTATGTCGTATAATTCCAAAGTTACGAGTAAAATGACAGAAGTTCAAACTGTTTCACTTTATCATCTATTATCCATTCCAGCGGTTCTATTGTTAGGGGCAACACAAAACATTTGGATTGCTGCGATTGCCTTTATACTATTCCGCTCTACCAAATTCGGACTGACTCCTATTGAATCTAAAATAATGATGGATAAAGTAGAACCAGAAGTCAGAGGATTAACGAACAGCTTTGGATTTATGGCAACTTCCATTTCCATTAGTGTACTTGGGCCTTTTGCCATGTATATCGTTCAAATAGCTGGAAATGAGCAAGGATACCTGATTTTGTGCATCCTCTCTGCCTTGGGGTCATTGGCTGCAGCTATCTATTTTCTTTTGGCTTTTGGAAATAGAAAAATGCATGAAACAAATGTACTTAAGAGCAACCCAGTATAG
- a CDS encoding winged helix-turn-helix transcriptional regulator — protein MGGKWKSRIMWHLSKNSYRYGELRKLIPGITQKMLTQSLRELESDGLIARNAYDGKIPKVEYYLTEYGKSTTPLLQLMSQWGKNHKLRVETLEENETGTN, from the coding sequence ATGGGTGGAAAGTGGAAATCTAGAATTATGTGGCATCTAAGTAAAAATTCGTATCGATACGGAGAATTGCGTAAATTAATACCAGGAATTACGCAAAAAATGCTAACTCAATCCTTACGTGAACTTGAATCAGATGGATTAATTGCGCGAAATGCTTATGATGGGAAAATACCAAAAGTCGAATACTATTTAACCGAATATGGAAAATCAACGACACCATTACTGCAACTAATGAGTCAGTGGGGGAAGAATCATAAATTACGTGTAGAAACCCTAGAAGAAAACGAGACCGGAACAAACTAA
- the copZ gene encoding copper chaperone CopZ has product MVIVTLQVGGMSCGHCVKAIEGSVGDLVGVAKVKVDLEAGSVNVEYNSTEVSLDKIKETIDDQGYDVE; this is encoded by the coding sequence ATGGTGATAGTGACTTTACAGGTAGGGGGAATGTCATGTGGACACTGTGTTAAAGCGATTGAGGGGAGTGTCGGAGATTTAGTAGGTGTAGCAAAAGTAAAAGTTGATCTTGAAGCGGGAAGTGTTAATGTTGAATATAATTCAACTGAAGTTTCTTTAGATAAAATCAAAGAAACAATTGATGACCAAGGCTATGATGTGGAGTGA
- a CDS encoding metal-sensitive transcriptional regulator: MTRLNRIEGQIRGIKGLIEKDTYCDDVIAQISATQSALNSVAKILLEGHLKGCVVDRLQEGDMEVLDEVLITFQKLMKK, from the coding sequence GTGACTCGCTTAAATAGAATAGAAGGGCAAATTCGGGGCATCAAGGGGCTAATTGAGAAGGACACGTACTGCGACGATGTGATAGCACAAATATCAGCTACTCAGTCAGCATTAAATAGTGTAGCTAAAATCTTATTAGAAGGACATTTAAAGGGTTGTGTTGTTGATAGATTGCAAGAAGGGGATATGGAAGTTTTAGATGAAGTCCTGATAACCTTCCAAAAGTTAATGAAAAAATAA
- a CDS encoding PH domain-containing protein, translating to MKYSSKKDLWLTIVVWGAMLFTFGSSIFALLEAEMGPIEYVIMISLGIGLPVFIMWMWFTTYYVLTDDSLIIRYGPFKKAVPFDSITSVKKTSNPFSSPALSMKRLEILYGKYDIVLISPENRDTFMELLRERCPHANI from the coding sequence ATGAAATATTCCTCTAAGAAAGATCTATGGCTAACAATTGTTGTTTGGGGAGCAATGCTCTTTACATTTGGAAGTAGTATCTTTGCCTTATTGGAGGCTGAAATGGGACCGATTGAATACGTTATTATGATATCCCTTGGGATAGGTCTTCCAGTTTTTATCATGTGGATGTGGTTTACAACTTATTATGTTCTTACTGATGATTCTTTAATTATAAGGTATGGTCCTTTCAAAAAGGCCGTCCCATTTGATTCAATCACATCTGTAAAAAAAACATCGAATCCCTTCTCCAGTCCGGCACTTTCTATGAAAAGGTTAGAAATTTTGTATGGGAAGTATGATATAGTGCTAATCTCACCAGAAAATCGAGATACCTTTATGGAATTGCTTAGAGAGCGATGTCCTCATGCAAATATATGA
- a CDS encoding ATP-dependent DNA helicase, which translates to MLPEIKLSVRTLVEYVYRSGSIDNKFRTTTTLTEGTKAHKAIQSTYNETDQKEVFLKTEIEYEYMLYKIEGRCDGLIFRNDDVLIDEIKSTTKDLSLINEETFPVHWAQAIVYAYIYAKDHEHKEMSVQLTYLHVVTEEQKKFIKRFTFQDLERFVIKLVRQYAPYASLMYKHRVQRDQSIKDLTFPFSTYREGQRTLAGAIYKTIAEEKNIFANAPTGIGKTISTIFPTVKAIGEGKLERLFYLTAKTITRQTAEEAFSLMKTKGLCMSAVTITAKDKVCFKEETICQKEYCEFANGYYDRLNEAFLDIFSQETFISRATIEEYARRHTLCPFEFSLDLAFVADAIICDYNYIFDPKVALKRFFEEHKRQTALLIDEAHNLVDRARDMFSAELQKSSFLTLKRDYKGTNLYESVTQLNKYFIELKKKCAEKGHLVLKDVQEELADMLEEFTHVAESELLHPTKSQDQQLLLDTYFAATGFVRISKLFDERFVFYVSTEKNEVQIKLFCLDPSYLLQQISKKFRATVYFSATLLPFQYFMDMLGGTTEDYTISIPSPFLKEQTDVFIQPLSTRYHDRDHSQSHIVNMLSNLVKERKGNYLIFFPSYQYLKSVFEDFTANYPEIRSILQHNNMGEDEREHFLEEFKEDGTSTLVGFAVLGGIFSEGVDLKGNRLNGVVVVGVGLPQLCLERNIMKDYFHSTGKNGYDYAYTYPGMNKVLQAGGRLIRSEADTGVIVLVDDRFLTQKYQGLFPVEWRDFETI; encoded by the coding sequence ATGCTACCCGAAATAAAGCTCTCTGTACGCACATTGGTTGAATATGTTTATCGTAGTGGAAGCATTGATAACAAATTTCGAACTACGACAACTCTTACTGAAGGAACAAAAGCACATAAGGCGATTCAAAGTACGTATAATGAAACAGATCAAAAGGAAGTGTTTCTTAAAACGGAAATCGAATATGAATATATGCTTTATAAAATTGAGGGCCGCTGTGATGGGTTAATTTTTCGTAATGATGATGTTCTCATTGACGAAATTAAATCTACCACAAAGGATTTGAGTCTAATTAATGAGGAGACATTCCCAGTCCACTGGGCTCAGGCTATCGTTTATGCTTATATTTATGCTAAAGACCATGAGCACAAAGAAATGAGTGTTCAATTAACTTATCTTCATGTGGTTACAGAAGAGCAAAAGAAATTTATTAAACGGTTTACCTTTCAAGATCTCGAGCGGTTTGTAATCAAACTTGTGAGGCAATATGCACCTTATGCATCGCTTATGTACAAGCACCGAGTACAAAGAGATCAAAGTATAAAAGATTTAACATTTCCTTTTTCTACTTATCGTGAGGGTCAACGTACTCTGGCAGGTGCTATTTATAAAACAATCGCAGAGGAGAAAAATATATTTGCAAATGCACCTACTGGTATTGGTAAAACCATTTCTACTATTTTTCCAACTGTTAAAGCGATTGGTGAAGGAAAACTCGAGAGACTATTTTATTTAACAGCAAAAACGATTACAAGACAAACGGCTGAAGAAGCTTTTTCCCTTATGAAAACCAAGGGTCTTTGTATGAGTGCAGTAACTATTACTGCAAAGGATAAAGTATGCTTTAAAGAAGAAACCATATGTCAGAAGGAATATTGCGAGTTTGCAAATGGTTATTATGATCGGCTTAATGAAGCTTTTTTGGATATATTTTCTCAAGAAACGTTTATTAGCCGTGCTACAATCGAAGAATATGCGAGAAGGCATACGCTATGTCCATTTGAATTCTCTTTAGATTTGGCCTTTGTAGCAGATGCAATCATTTGTGATTACAATTATATTTTTGACCCGAAAGTAGCACTAAAGCGATTTTTTGAAGAACATAAGAGACAAACTGCATTATTAATAGATGAAGCTCATAATCTAGTTGATCGTGCTCGGGATATGTTTTCAGCTGAATTACAAAAATCTAGCTTTCTAACATTAAAACGGGACTATAAAGGAACAAATTTGTACGAATCTGTTACTCAACTAAATAAATATTTTATTGAACTAAAGAAAAAGTGTGCAGAGAAAGGACATCTAGTCTTGAAGGATGTACAAGAGGAACTGGCAGACATGCTTGAAGAATTCACACATGTGGCTGAATCAGAATTATTGCATCCAACAAAATCACAAGATCAGCAACTGCTATTGGATACCTATTTTGCGGCAACAGGGTTTGTCAGAATATCAAAACTTTTCGACGAAAGGTTTGTATTCTATGTGAGTACTGAAAAAAATGAGGTTCAAATTAAATTATTTTGTTTGGACCCTTCTTATCTCTTGCAGCAGATTAGTAAAAAGTTTCGAGCAACTGTCTATTTTTCTGCCACACTATTACCATTTCAATATTTTATGGATATGCTTGGTGGTACGACAGAGGATTATACTATTTCGATTCCTTCACCATTTTTGAAAGAACAAACAGACGTATTCATTCAGCCTTTATCCACTCGATATCATGACAGAGACCATTCACAGTCACATATTGTAAACATGTTATCAAATCTTGTAAAAGAACGAAAAGGTAACTATCTGATTTTCTTTCCATCCTATCAATATTTGAAAAGTGTATTTGAAGACTTTACAGCAAACTATCCTGAAATCCGTTCCATCCTCCAGCATAACAATATGGGGGAGGACGAACGTGAACATTTTTTAGAGGAGTTTAAAGAAGATGGTACAAGTACACTCGTTGGCTTTGCTGTATTAGGTGGTATTTTCTCTGAAGGTGTGGACTTAAAAGGTAATAGATTGAATGGTGTTGTTGTTGTTGGAGTAGGGTTACCACAGCTTTGTCTAGAACGAAATATAATGAAAGACTATTTTCACTCAACTGGAAAAAACGGATACGACTACGCCTATACCTACCCAGGAATGAACAAAGTGCTACAAGCAGGAGGTCGACTAATCAGGTCTGAAGCAGACACGGGAGTCATTGTATTAGTTGATGACCGCTTTCTAACTCAGAAGTATCAGGGACTTTTCCCAGTCGAGTGGAGGGATTTTGAAACTATTTAA